A stretch of Cyanobacterium sp. HL-69 DNA encodes these proteins:
- the lnt gene encoding apolipoprotein N-acyltransferase, with protein MSILFSFLGGILMGLTVAPTNYWFFAWVAMIPLWLGIKKESLPKTLMSCLAWGCGYHGLALFWITGIHPMTWMGISWLNSILIASFAWIFITFWGAGFVVAWGASFYFLLRYIDDSKKVVNDLFFKILLGAILWVLFERLWSFSPLWWSSISYSQSPYNLYILQLLKFSGISTLTAIITTINALWAEGIKSFYDYFNDKNSLFTYQLKGLLLPVYSLVVLMFFHGLGYLFYTQPITDNPEEVITVGIIQGNIPNTIKLYESGVGRAIARYTESYEKLSQAGVDLVITPETAIPLYFDDIKTKTKLYPAIIKEKTPIVLGAFGSKENNFSNSLFSIDAQGKVIKQYDKVHLVPLGEYIPFANILGNFINRLSPLDAHLIAGEKNQIFITPQGKAIVGICYESAYGEHFRQQTKQGGKFIITSSNNAHYSEAMPSQHHAQDVMRAIENDRWMARATNTGYSGIVDPHGNTIWLSDIDQYQTYQGEIYRRQTKTLYVKWGDWLSNLFAIILLGLFIYTFLGFSSIQKD; from the coding sequence TTGAGTATTTTATTTTCCTTTTTAGGTGGTATTTTAATGGGGTTAACGGTAGCCCCTACAAATTATTGGTTTTTTGCTTGGGTGGCGATGATACCTCTTTGGCTGGGTATCAAAAAAGAGTCTTTACCAAAAACTCTGATGTCTTGCTTGGCTTGGGGATGTGGCTATCATGGTTTAGCATTGTTTTGGATTACGGGCATTCATCCCATGACTTGGATGGGAATAAGTTGGCTAAATAGTATTTTAATTGCTTCTTTTGCTTGGATTTTTATTACTTTTTGGGGGGCTGGATTCGTCGTTGCTTGGGGGGCTAGTTTTTATTTTTTGCTTAGGTATATAGATGATTCTAAGAAAGTTGTTAATGATCTTTTTTTCAAAATTTTATTAGGGGCTATTTTGTGGGTACTTTTTGAGAGATTATGGAGTTTTTCTCCTCTTTGGTGGTCGTCTATTTCTTATAGTCAAAGCCCTTATAATTTGTATATTTTACAGTTATTAAAGTTCTCTGGAATTAGTACTTTAACAGCTATAATCACTACAATAAATGCTTTATGGGCTGAAGGAATTAAAAGTTTTTATGACTATTTTAATGATAAAAATAGCCTTTTTACGTATCAGTTAAAAGGTTTATTACTACCTGTTTATAGTTTAGTTGTTTTAATGTTTTTTCACGGTTTGGGTTATTTATTTTACACTCAACCCATAACTGATAATCCAGAAGAAGTTATCACAGTAGGCATAATTCAGGGCAATATACCTAATACTATCAAATTGTACGAGTCTGGGGTCGGAAGGGCGATCGCCCGTTACACCGAAAGTTACGAAAAACTGAGTCAAGCAGGAGTAGACTTAGTTATCACCCCAGAAACTGCCATTCCCCTATATTTTGACGACATCAAAACCAAAACAAAACTATACCCCGCCATCATCAAGGAAAAAACTCCTATTGTTTTAGGGGCATTTGGCAGCAAAGAAAATAACTTTAGTAATAGCCTCTTTAGTATCGATGCCCAAGGCAAAGTAATCAAACAATATGATAAAGTCCACCTTGTACCCCTCGGCGAATATATACCCTTTGCCAACATTTTAGGTAACTTTATCAACCGCCTTTCCCCCCTCGATGCCCATTTGATTGCAGGGGAAAAAAATCAAATTTTTATAACTCCTCAAGGTAAAGCCATTGTCGGTATTTGTTACGAATCCGCCTATGGAGAGCATTTTAGACAACAAACTAAACAAGGGGGCAAATTTATCATCACATCCTCCAATAATGCTCACTACAGCGAAGCGATGCCCTCTCAGCACCATGCCCAAGACGTAATGAGAGCCATTGAAAATGACCGTTGGATGGCTAGAGCTACTAATACAGGCTACTCTGGTATTGTTGACCCCCATGGTAACACTATCTGGCTTTCTGACATAGACCAATATCAAACCTATCAGGGGGAAATATATCGCCGTCAAACTAAAACTCTCTATGTAAAATGGGGAGACTGGTTGAGTAATTTATTTGCGATAATACTTTTAGGATTATTTATTTACACTTTCTTGGGATTTTCTAGCATACAAAAAGATTGA
- a CDS encoding ArsR family transcriptional regulator produces the protein MSNLVDEKNSTIPSECLMAKMSPSALNLVADFFKVLSEGSRLNIVCALRSGAKNVSEIIEITELGQANVSKHLKILAGAGVVNRTQKGINVYYQISNPFVFELCDLVCNSLSIQIEQQNKHLQLLRAMQQTIEN, from the coding sequence ATGAGTAATTTAGTTGACGAAAAAAACTCTACCATCCCTTCAGAGTGTTTGATGGCGAAAATGTCCCCTTCTGCGTTAAATTTAGTAGCGGATTTTTTTAAAGTGTTATCAGAAGGTAGTCGTTTAAATATCGTTTGTGCCTTACGTAGCGGAGCAAAAAATGTATCAGAAATCATCGAAATTACTGAGTTAGGACAAGCAAATGTATCCAAACATTTAAAAATTTTAGCTGGGGCTGGGGTAGTAAATCGTACTCAGAAAGGTATTAATGTTTATTATCAAATATCCAATCCTTTTGTGTTTGAATTATGTGATTTAGTTTGTAATTCTTTGTCTATTCAAATTGAGCAACAAAATAAACATTTACAACTTTTACGGGCAATGCAACAAACCATTGAGAATTAA
- the malQ gene encoding 4-alpha-glucanotransferase, with amino-acid sequence MFDRRSSGILLHPTSLPSPYGIGDLGGGAYGFIDFLHSSDQQVWQILPLGPTGSGNSPYLSYSALAGNPLLISFDILYGDGLLTEEDISQVQAKFKHINPSRIDYHLVTETKFPLLRKAFDTFGEREEDEYKQEFDQFCHDYSYWLENYSLFMALKEFHNGAAWFQWEKDIAKREPEAIKRWQLKLGDEMFYHKFLQFSFFRQWCSLKNYANERGIQIFGDIPIYVAHDSVDVWANQSIFCLDEKTGAAASMAGVPPDYFSETGQLWGNPVYNWEALEKTNFAWWVQRIKGMLEYVDIMRIDHFRGFESFWAVPEGETTAMNGEWVKAKGEEFFTILKKELGTLPIVAEDLGVITPEVEALRDKFKFPGMKILHFAFDSDRANGFLPFNYNNRNCVVYTGTHDNDTTVGWFEKRSFDARKQVVDYIGGICDEGIHWSLIRLALASVADMAIFPVQDLLGLGTNSKMNTPGTVDDNWSWRYHEHDLTEDVGQYLQYLTYLYGRKPI; translated from the coding sequence ATGTTTGATCGTCGCTCCAGTGGAATTTTACTCCATCCTACCTCATTACCTAGTCCTTACGGTATCGGAGATCTTGGAGGGGGAGCTTATGGTTTTATCGATTTTCTTCATAGCAGTGATCAACAAGTATGGCAGATATTACCCTTAGGCCCCACAGGAAGCGGTAATTCCCCCTATCTATCCTACTCCGCATTAGCGGGTAATCCTCTCCTCATCAGCTTTGATATTCTCTATGGAGATGGTTTATTAACAGAAGAAGATATAAGCCAAGTCCAAGCAAAATTTAAGCACATCAACCCCTCTAGAATTGATTATCATCTAGTAACAGAGACAAAATTCCCTCTCCTCAGAAAAGCCTTTGATACCTTCGGGGAAAGAGAAGAAGATGAATATAAACAAGAATTTGATCAGTTTTGCCATGACTATAGTTACTGGTTAGAAAACTACTCCTTATTTATGGCCCTAAAAGAATTTCATAACGGTGCCGCTTGGTTTCAGTGGGAAAAAGACATCGCCAAAAGAGAGCCAGAAGCCATTAAAAGATGGCAACTAAAGCTAGGGGATGAAATGTTTTATCATAAATTCTTACAGTTTAGCTTCTTCCGCCAATGGTGCAGCCTAAAAAATTATGCCAATGAAAGAGGTATCCAAATATTTGGAGATATTCCTATTTATGTAGCCCATGATAGTGTGGATGTATGGGCAAATCAAAGTATTTTTTGCCTAGATGAAAAAACAGGAGCCGCCGCATCCATGGCAGGGGTACCACCCGATTATTTTAGTGAAACAGGGCAACTATGGGGAAATCCTGTCTATAATTGGGAGGCCTTAGAAAAGACTAATTTTGCTTGGTGGGTACAGAGAATTAAGGGAATGTTAGAGTATGTAGATATTATGCGTATCGATCATTTCCGTGGCTTTGAATCCTTTTGGGCTGTGCCAGAAGGGGAAACCACCGCTATGAATGGAGAGTGGGTAAAAGCCAAAGGAGAGGAATTTTTTACCATCCTTAAAAAGGAATTGGGTACATTGCCCATTGTGGCAGAAGACTTAGGGGTAATTACTCCAGAAGTAGAAGCCCTACGGGATAAGTTTAAATTTCCAGGTATGAAAATACTTCATTTTGCCTTTGATTCTGATCGGGCAAATGGCTTTTTACCGTTTAATTATAATAACCGCAACTGCGTCGTTTACACAGGTACCCATGATAATGATACTACCGTAGGTTGGTTTGAAAAACGTTCTTTTGACGCTCGTAAGCAAGTGGTAGACTACATAGGAGGCATTTGTGATGAAGGTATCCATTGGAGCTTAATTCGTCTTGCTCTAGCTTCCGTGGCTGATATGGCTATTTTCCCCGTACAGGATTTATTGGGCTTAGGTACCAATTCTAAGATGAATACCCCAGGCACAGTGGACGACAATTGGAGTTGGCGCTACCATGAGCATGACTTAACAGAGGATGTGGGGCAATATCTTCAGTATTTAACATATCTCTATGGTAGAAAACCCATATAA
- a CDS encoding FHA domain containing protein — protein MITCPNCQYENPDGATVCELCFTPLGDGATVTKCPNCEADVPPNATFCGECGFSLTYGGGGDTMDNMDVGATDEAKASPTRAENPVVQETLLQTPSANLLHVQTNTTIELASDLPVIHIGKVNETVPPDIDVSGFPNSQIVSRIHADICQENGSYFLEDTGSANGTYVNHVPLGKGNRHRLSNGDRIALGKEDKVTFIFQMG, from the coding sequence ATGATTACCTGTCCTAATTGCCAATATGAAAACCCTGACGGGGCAACTGTTTGTGAACTTTGTTTTACTCCTTTAGGGGATGGGGCTACGGTGACAAAATGCCCTAACTGCGAAGCTGATGTACCTCCCAATGCCACTTTTTGTGGTGAGTGTGGTTTTAGTTTAACCTATGGGGGTGGAGGTGATACCATGGATAATATGGACGTAGGAGCGACTGATGAGGCTAAGGCTTCCCCTACTAGGGCGGAAAATCCTGTGGTGCAAGAAACTCTATTGCAAACCCCTTCGGCTAATCTTCTCCATGTACAAACTAATACCACCATTGAGTTAGCTTCTGATTTGCCTGTAATTCATATTGGTAAGGTAAATGAAACGGTACCTCCTGATATTGATGTGTCGGGTTTCCCTAATTCTCAGATTGTTTCCCGCATTCATGCGGATATTTGTCAGGAAAATGGATCTTACTTTCTGGAGGATACGGGTAGTGCCAATGGTACTTATGTTAATCATGTTCCTCTCGGGAAGGGTAATCGTCATCGTTTGAGTAATGGCGATCGCATTGCTCTCGGTAAAGAAGATAAAGTAACCTTTATTTTTCAAATGGGTTAA
- the rpoS gene encoding RpoD-like RNA polymerase nonessential primary-like sigma factor, whose amino-acid sequence MPTAKLNGMDKKKINTVDMVRTYLQEIGKVPLLSHEQEIVFGKQVQEMMSLYAQKEELAEKLDHEPTLEEWAEATEKSPAELKKLIHQGKRAKQKMIEANLRLVVAIAKKYQKRNMEFLDLIQEGSLGLERGVEKFDPTKGFKFSTYAYWWIRQAITRAIAQQARTIRLPIHITEKLNKIKKTQRELSQKLGRSPNQSEIANALDLEPSQIREYFSIARQPISLDVKVGDNQDTELSELLEDEGLSPDKYITQELMRQDLHKLLGELTPQQQQVVRLRFGLEDGKELSLAKIGQRMGISRERVRQLEQQALAHLRKKRGSVREYIVTS is encoded by the coding sequence ATGCCCACTGCCAAATTAAACGGAATGGACAAGAAAAAAATTAACACTGTAGATATGGTGCGTACCTATTTACAAGAAATCGGAAAAGTCCCCCTTCTGAGTCATGAGCAAGAAATTGTTTTTGGGAAGCAAGTGCAAGAGATGATGTCTTTGTATGCCCAAAAAGAAGAATTAGCAGAAAAACTTGACCATGAGCCAACTTTAGAGGAGTGGGCAGAGGCTACTGAAAAAAGCCCTGCAGAGTTGAAAAAGCTTATTCATCAGGGTAAACGCGCTAAACAAAAAATGATTGAGGCGAATTTACGTTTGGTAGTGGCGATCGCCAAAAAGTACCAAAAGAGAAATATGGAATTCTTGGACTTAATCCAAGAAGGTAGTCTCGGTTTAGAAAGAGGTGTAGAAAAATTTGACCCCACCAAAGGTTTTAAATTCTCTACCTATGCTTACTGGTGGATTCGTCAAGCTATTACAAGGGCGATCGCACAACAAGCTAGAACTATCCGTTTACCCATCCATATTACTGAAAAATTAAATAAGATCAAGAAAACTCAGCGGGAATTATCTCAGAAATTAGGCAGAAGCCCTAATCAAAGTGAAATTGCCAACGCCCTGGATTTAGAACCATCCCAAATCCGAGAATACTTCAGTATAGCCCGTCAACCCATCTCCCTCGATGTCAAAGTAGGAGACAACCAAGACACGGAATTATCTGAACTTTTAGAAGACGAAGGACTATCCCCTGACAAGTACATCACCCAAGAATTGATGCGTCAAGACTTGCACAAACTTCTAGGGGAATTAACCCCCCAACAACAGCAAGTAGTCAGACTACGCTTTGGCTTAGAAGACGGCAAAGAATTATCCCTCGCCAAAATTGGTCAGAGAATGGGAATCAGTCGAGAAAGAGTGCGTCAACTAGAACAACAAGCTCTTGCCCATCTTCGTAAAAAACGAGGTAGCGTCAGAGAATATATTGTCACAAGTTAA
- the ndhD gene encoding NAD(P)H-quinone oxidoreductase subunit 4 codes for MFTYDFPYLTAIIALPLIGAIAIPFIPDKYGKNTRNYALVIALLNLALIVYSISQSYTIGASEFQMQEIYEWLPQIGLNWSLAIDGISMPLIVLSGLISTLSILASWKVDNKPKLYYFLLLLLYSAQIGVFAAQDLLLFFIMWELELVPVYILISIWGGKKRLYAATKFILYTALASIFILVSGLALAFYGDTFTLNIAELGLKNYPLTLEVLAYTGFLIAFGVKLPIFPFHTWLPDAHSEASAPVSMVLAGVLLKMGGYGLIRFNMEILPDAHIKFAPLLIILGVVNIVYGAFTAFGQTNLKRRLASSSISHMGFVLVGIASFTDLGMNGAMLQMLSHGLIAAALFYLSGVAYERTHTLMMDEMGGMAKLMPKTFALFTTASMASLALPGMSGFVSELSIFLGIAQSDAYSSTFKVVVTVLAGVGLILTPIYLLSMLRVVFYGKKENALQLLRFGVDANAREVFITVCLILPIIGIGLYPKLITTTYDVDTVQVASKVRASLPVIVENHVTAIKVAEVDLSAMPQIER; via the coding sequence ATGTTTACCTATGATTTTCCGTACCTTACAGCAATTATAGCCTTACCATTAATAGGGGCGATCGCCATTCCCTTCATTCCCGACAAATACGGCAAAAATACCAGAAACTATGCCTTAGTCATTGCCTTACTAAACCTTGCCTTGATTGTTTACAGCATTTCCCAAAGCTACACCATTGGTGCTAGTGAATTTCAAATGCAAGAAATCTATGAATGGCTACCTCAAATTGGTTTAAATTGGTCTTTAGCGATCGATGGTATATCCATGCCCCTCATTGTATTATCAGGTTTAATCTCCACTTTATCCATCCTTGCATCATGGAAAGTTGACAACAAACCAAAACTATATTATTTCTTATTATTACTTCTCTACAGCGCCCAGATTGGCGTATTTGCAGCCCAAGACTTGCTATTATTCTTCATTATGTGGGAATTAGAATTAGTTCCCGTCTATATCTTAATTTCCATCTGGGGAGGTAAAAAACGCCTCTACGCCGCCACCAAATTTATTCTATACACCGCCTTGGCTTCTATTTTCATCCTCGTTTCAGGACTAGCCCTTGCGTTTTATGGCGACACCTTCACCCTCAACATTGCCGAATTAGGTTTAAAAAATTACCCTCTAACCCTAGAAGTTTTAGCCTATACAGGTTTCCTCATCGCCTTCGGCGTAAAACTACCTATCTTTCCATTCCATACATGGTTGCCCGATGCCCATAGCGAGGCTTCTGCACCCGTATCCATGGTTTTAGCAGGGGTTTTATTAAAAATGGGTGGTTATGGTCTAATTCGCTTCAATATGGAGATTTTGCCCGATGCCCACATCAAATTTGCCCCTCTTTTAATCATTCTTGGGGTGGTAAATATCGTTTACGGTGCATTTACTGCCTTTGGGCAAACCAACCTTAAGCGTCGCCTTGCTTCCTCCTCCATCTCTCACATGGGCTTTGTCTTAGTGGGAATCGCCTCCTTTACTGATTTGGGTATGAATGGAGCAATGTTACAAATGCTTTCCCATGGTTTAATCGCCGCCGCCTTATTCTATCTCTCAGGGGTAGCCTACGAGCGCACCCATACCCTGATGATGGACGAAATGGGTGGTATGGCAAAACTTATGCCCAAAACCTTTGCCCTTTTCACCACCGCTTCTATGGCATCTTTGGCGTTACCCGGCATGAGTGGTTTTGTTAGTGAATTGTCCATCTTCCTCGGTATTGCCCAGAGTGATGCCTATAGCTCTACTTTTAAAGTAGTTGTTACCGTTTTAGCAGGGGTAGGCTTAATTTTAACTCCCATCTACCTACTTTCCATGTTAAGAGTAGTATTCTATGGCAAAAAAGAAAATGCCCTGCAATTGCTCCGTTTTGGAGTAGATGCCAATGCCCGTGAGGTATTTATCACCGTTTGCTTGATTCTGCCCATCATCGGTATTGGTTTATATCCCAAATTAATTACTACCACCTATGATGTGGATACCGTGCAAGTAGCATCCAAGGTAAGGGCTTCTTTACCTGTCATTGTGGAAAATCATGTAACTGCCATCAAAGTTGCAGAAGTTGATTTGTCTGCCATGCCTCAAATTGAACGTTAA
- a CDS encoding Putative amidotransferase similar to cobyric acid synthase: MELNIGWLYPNLMSTYGDRGNVICIQRRCQWRNLDVNILPLDQGADITSFEKFDLVVGGGAQDRQQEIVMRDLQGKKAEIIKEKLHSGIPGVFTCGSPQLLGKYYEPALGERIEGLGILDLVTKHPGQNVQRCIGNVAFELVGNPLADDIKKMMGGESPMVVGFENHGGRTYLGDVSPLGKVLSGYGNNGEDGFEGAFYKSAIATYAHGPLLPKNPFLADWLIIRAIEQKYQETITLTTLDDTLAHQGRKAILKKLGIKS, from the coding sequence ATGGAATTAAATATCGGTTGGTTATATCCTAATCTTATGAGTACCTATGGCGATCGCGGCAATGTGATTTGTATTCAGAGACGTTGTCAATGGCGTAATTTGGATGTAAATATTTTACCCCTTGATCAAGGGGCTGATATAACTAGCTTTGAAAAGTTTGATTTGGTGGTAGGGGGAGGGGCGCAGGATAGACAACAGGAAATTGTCATGCGTGATTTACAGGGGAAAAAGGCAGAAATAATTAAGGAAAAGTTACATTCTGGTATCCCTGGAGTGTTTACTTGCGGTTCACCTCAATTGTTGGGTAAATATTATGAACCTGCTTTGGGGGAAAGGATTGAGGGTTTAGGTATTTTGGATTTGGTGACAAAACACCCTGGGCAAAATGTCCAACGTTGCATTGGTAATGTGGCTTTTGAGTTGGTGGGTAATCCTTTGGCAGATGATATTAAAAAGATGATGGGGGGGGAATCTCCTATGGTAGTAGGTTTTGAGAACCATGGTGGTAGGACTTATTTGGGGGATGTGTCGCCCTTGGGGAAGGTGTTGAGTGGTTATGGTAATAATGGGGAGGATGGTTTTGAGGGGGCTTTTTACAAAAGTGCGATCGCCACTTATGCCCATGGTCCTTTATTGCCTAAAAATCCTTTTTTAGCAGACTGGTTAATTATAAGGGCGATCGAGCAAAAATATCAAGAAACCATTACCCTAACTACCCTTGATGATACCCTCGCTCACCAAGGTAGAAAAGCTATCCTCAAAAAATTAGGTATCAAAAGTTAA